The following coding sequences are from one Ochotona princeps isolate mOchPri1 chromosome 8, mOchPri1.hap1, whole genome shotgun sequence window:
- the LOC131481016 gene encoding poly(rC)-binding protein 2-like, with the protein MDTGVIEGGLNVTLTIRLLMHGKEVGSIIGKKGESVKKMREESGVRINISEGNCPERIITLAGPTNAIFKAFAMIIDKPEEDISSSMTNSTAASPPPVTLRLVVPASQSGSLIGKGGCKIKEIRESTGAQVQVAGDMLPDSTERAITIAGIPQSIIECVKQICVVMLESPPKGVTIPYRPKLSSSPVIFAGGQAYTIQGQYAIPQPGLTKMHQLAMQQSHFPMTHGNTGFSGIESSSPEVKGYWGLDASAQTTSHELTIPNDLIGCIIGGQGAKINEIRQMSGAQIKIANPVEGSTDRQVTITESAASISLAQYLINVRLSSETGGMGSS; encoded by the coding sequence ATGGACACCGGTGTGATTGAAGGTGGATTAAATGTCACTCTCACTATTCGGCTACTTATGCATGGCAAGGAAGTTGGCAGTATCATTGGAAAGAAAGGAGAATCTGTTAAGAAGATGCGCGAGGAGAGCGGTGTACGTATCAACATCTCAGAGGGGAATTGTCCTGAGAGAATTATCACTTTGGCTGGACCCACTAATGCCATCTTCAAAGCCTTTGCTATGATCATTGACAAACCGGAAGAGGACATCAGCAGCTCTATGACCAACAGCACAGCTGCCAGCCCACCTCCAGTTACCCTGAGGCTTGTGGTTCCTGCGAGTCAGAGTGGCTCTCTCATTGGAAAGGGTGGTTGCAAGATCAAGGAAATACGAGAGAGTACAGGGGCTcaggtgcaggtggcaggggacaTGCTCCCCGACTCAACTGAGCGCGCCATCACTATTGCTGGCATTCCTCAGTCGATCATTGAGTGTGTTAAACAGATCTGCGTGGTCATGTTGGAGTCCCCCCCGAAGGGCGTGACCATCCCGTACCGGCCCAAGCTGTCCAGTTCTCCGGTCATCTTTGCAGGTGGTCAGGCTTATACCATTCAAGGACAGTATGCCATTCCACAGCCAGGTTTGACCAAGATGCACCAGTTGGCAATGCAACAGTCCCATTTTCCCATGACGCATGGCAACACCGGATTCAGTGGCATTGAATCCAGCTCTCCAGAGGTGAAAGGCTATTGGGGTCTGGATGCATCTGCTCAGACTACTTCTCATGAACTCACCATTCCAAATGATCTGATTGGCTGCATTATTGGGGGTCAAGGCGCCAAAATCAATGAGATCCGTCAGATGTCTGGGGCGCAGATCAAAATTGCGAACCCAGTAGAAGGATCTACTGACAGGCAGGTTACCATCACCGAATCTGCTGCCAGCATTAGCCTGGCTCAGTATCTAATCAATGTCAGGCTTTCCTCGGAGACGGGTGGCATGGGGAGCAGCTAG